One Gloeothece verrucosa PCC 7822 DNA window includes the following coding sequences:
- a CDS encoding HD family phosphohydrolase, producing the protein MKGFNLFFSKTQKLNPKKVPTITDCRVHRSKLIQALCHLNKVQPSLIFTVAVFSLTSVVGYRFYNQPQLAVATRSPETIKAPSDGRFEDKQKTEQKRQEARTGINPILRRSPDETVQIEQSLYNLLDTIDHLRQTGGNIALVSSSAISTEVQQNLLSASKSDWEQIIKTLKNQPLKKQAPTPVRNSFGTPVNKLTSPPSKASDNSQQNIIAALQSYRQSLSASEFDAFINKVTQSRQKYSQVMATLYEKKPSQLSLQDTVTLLQLSASAWQNLKQEIISILHEILIQGLPPGLTVEHLEQTVNMQLKDDQISNPIQSIAATLLLSSLQEQSNLEIDKEATAKRAEEAAKAIEPLYVEIKKGEVIVRQGAKITEEDFVLLDGFGLSRRGIDWQGLGVSGILVAGSMGIFCWVDKKLHRPLRRRDYLLLCLLSISTPLLVTFKIPYTDKHLPTNLPAVGFLVSSFYGSPLAITSVLLLTGLTSFSAQSLSGALIAGAAGGLLAAAMAERLRSRDELALLGGAVGLVEGGVYYLLNLIVSAVPKTIWFSLLPDAMIYGLSGMAWSIVAIGISPYLERLFDLVTPIRLIELSNPNCYLLQRLATQAPGTFQHTLLVACLAEAAARRLHCNVELVRAGTLYHDIGKMHDPLGFIENQMGNPNKHDEINDPWKSAEIIKKHVNEGIVMAKKNGLPRVIRDFIPEHQGTLLIAYFYYQAKQKAQANGTEINENDFRYDGPIPQTRETGIVMLADGCEAALRSLKDATPDIARSTIHKIFLARWRDGQLKDSGIKEEELKIIADVFVQVWQQFHHQRIAYPKAALEPQSSKT; encoded by the coding sequence ATGAAAGGTTTTAATTTATTTTTCTCGAAAACCCAAAAACTGAATCCCAAAAAAGTTCCGACCATCACTGATTGTCGGGTACATCGCAGTAAACTGATACAGGCATTATGTCATCTCAATAAAGTACAACCGTCTTTGATCTTCACAGTAGCCGTATTTAGTCTGACTAGCGTGGTGGGCTATCGTTTTTATAATCAACCCCAATTAGCGGTAGCTACTCGCTCTCCTGAAACCATTAAAGCCCCCTCAGATGGACGCTTTGAGGATAAACAAAAAACCGAACAAAAACGACAAGAAGCCCGCACAGGAATAAATCCGATTTTACGTCGTTCACCTGATGAGACCGTTCAAATAGAGCAATCATTATATAATTTATTAGATACAATTGATCATCTCAGACAAACCGGCGGAAATATTGCCCTAGTGTCAAGTAGTGCTATCTCGACAGAGGTTCAGCAAAATTTACTTTCAGCTTCAAAATCCGATTGGGAACAAATCATTAAAACCCTCAAAAACCAGCCGCTCAAAAAGCAAGCCCCCACCCCAGTGCGGAACTCGTTCGGTACCCCAGTCAATAAACTCACTTCACCCCCCTCAAAAGCCTCAGACAATTCTCAACAAAATATCATAGCCGCGCTTCAAAGTTATCGTCAGTCTCTCTCCGCTTCAGAATTTGACGCTTTCATCAACAAGGTGACTCAATCTCGTCAAAAATATAGTCAGGTGATGGCAACCTTGTATGAAAAGAAACCATCTCAACTGAGTCTACAAGATACAGTGACCTTACTTCAATTGAGTGCATCAGCTTGGCAAAATCTCAAACAAGAAATCATTAGTATTTTACATGAAATTCTCATTCAAGGATTACCTCCAGGCTTGACCGTTGAACATCTAGAACAAACGGTTAATATGCAACTCAAAGACGATCAAATCTCGAACCCTATTCAATCCATAGCCGCCACGTTATTATTAAGTAGCTTACAAGAGCAATCGAATTTAGAAATTGACAAAGAAGCCACAGCCAAAAGAGCAGAAGAAGCGGCTAAAGCCATTGAACCCTTGTATGTAGAAATTAAAAAAGGAGAAGTCATCGTCAGACAAGGAGCGAAAATTACTGAAGAAGATTTTGTCTTGCTAGATGGTTTTGGATTAAGTCGTCGAGGAATTGATTGGCAGGGATTAGGGGTATCGGGAATTCTGGTAGCCGGCAGCATGGGAATTTTCTGTTGGGTGGACAAAAAACTGCATCGCCCTCTGCGTCGTCGAGATTATCTATTACTCTGTTTATTAAGTATTAGCACTCCTTTATTAGTAACGTTTAAAATTCCTTACACCGACAAACATTTACCCACCAATTTACCCGCCGTCGGCTTTTTAGTCAGTAGTTTTTATGGTTCTCCTTTAGCCATCACATCTGTGCTTCTTTTGACCGGATTAACTTCTTTTTCTGCACAATCATTAAGTGGCGCTTTAATCGCCGGTGCTGCCGGTGGACTTTTAGCCGCAGCGATGGCAGAAAGACTGCGTTCTCGGGATGAACTCGCTCTTTTAGGAGGGGCTGTGGGTTTAGTTGAAGGAGGAGTCTATTACCTTCTGAATCTAATTGTGAGCGCAGTTCCTAAAACTATTTGGTTTTCTCTGTTACCGGATGCCATGATTTATGGATTGTCGGGCATGGCTTGGAGTATCGTAGCCATTGGGATATCGCCGTATTTAGAGCGCCTGTTTGATTTAGTAACCCCCATTCGTCTGATTGAATTATCCAATCCTAATTGTTATCTTCTGCAACGACTCGCTACTCAAGCACCTGGTACATTTCAACATACCTTGTTAGTGGCTTGTTTAGCCGAAGCGGCGGCTCGTCGGCTTCACTGTAATGTAGAACTGGTGAGGGCAGGAACTCTATATCATGATATTGGAAAAATGCACGACCCATTAGGGTTTATTGAAAATCAGATGGGAAACCCCAACAAACATGACGAAATTAATGATCCTTGGAAGAGTGCAGAAATTATTAAAAAGCACGTTAACGAAGGCATCGTCATGGCGAAAAAGAATGGTTTACCGAGAGTGATTCGAGATTTTATTCCCGAACATCAAGGAACCTTATTAATCGCTTATTTTTACTATCAGGCAAAACAAAAAGCGCAGGCTAATGGGACAGAAATTAATGAGAATGATTTTCGCTATGATGGTCCAATTCCTCAAACCCGAGAAACCGGTATAGTCATGTTAGCTGATGGGTGTGAAGCCGCCCTGCGTTCGCTCAAGGATGCTACCCCCGACATCGCCCGCTCCACCATTCACAAGATTTTTCTGGCGCGTTGGCGAGATGGACAACTCAAAGATAGCGGCATTAAAGAGGAAGAATTAAAGATCATTGCTGATGTATTTGTGCAAGTGTGGCAGCAGTTTCATCATCAACGCATTGCTTACCCGAAAGCGGCTTTAGAACCTCAATCCTCAAAAACTTAA
- a CDS encoding ADP-ribosylglycohydrolase family protein encodes MQLSLLNRFQGGLLGAWIGASLNKENNQLSHLDQQLLAWIKLAMSLTKLLIDSGQITQENWLEILAQQKLSEPLFFQVPISSAIIALSTLPLALFFHDSPSQFKEYLYSLKGIGQQSQETLEEVIIWQDALRLILREKLKLSPLIDQLCLRHQITQTPLGQQLEQLQTFLKAKIPLQQAASQLYRSGKHHPHEIALACYCFSYTAQEFSLCVKAAKQLDYQPSLTAALTGILAGVYNGISGIPIAWRLQLENDPIPQEMYQQAIDLWAVWSGVDQPCTLQTLESAAIASPLIIQARPAVKMISQTHL; translated from the coding sequence ATGCAGCTTTCACTTTTAAATCGATTTCAAGGGGGTTTACTCGGAGCATGGATTGGAGCATCCTTAAATAAAGAAAATAACCAACTTTCCCACCTAGATCAGCAACTGTTAGCTTGGATTAAACTGGCTATGAGTCTAACAAAGCTCCTCATTGACTCAGGGCAAATAACCCAAGAGAATTGGTTAGAAATTTTAGCACAACAGAAACTCTCAGAGCCGCTTTTTTTTCAAGTGCCTATAAGTAGCGCAATAATCGCTTTAAGCACTCTGCCTTTAGCGTTATTTTTTCACGATTCCCCCAGTCAATTTAAAGAGTATTTATACTCGCTCAAAGGCATTGGGCAACAATCTCAAGAAACCTTAGAAGAAGTCATCATTTGGCAGGATGCGCTCCGGCTAATTTTACGAGAAAAACTAAAACTGAGTCCTTTAATAGACCAACTCTGCTTGCGACATCAGATCACTCAAACTCCTTTAGGGCAACAACTAGAACAGCTACAGACTTTTTTAAAAGCAAAAATTCCCTTACAACAAGCGGCTTCTCAGTTATACCGTTCGGGTAAACATCATCCCCATGAAATTGCCTTAGCTTGCTACTGTTTCAGTTATACAGCCCAAGAATTTAGTTTATGCGTAAAAGCGGCTAAACAATTAGACTATCAACCTTCCCTGACAGCCGCTTTAACTGGCATTTTAGCAGGGGTGTATAATGGGATAAGCGGCATCCCCATTGCTTGGCGACTGCAACTTGAAAATGATCCAATCCCTCAAGAAATGTACCAACAAGCGATAGACTTATGGGCAGTTTGGTCAGGCGTGGACCAGCCTTGTACTCTTCAAACCCTTGAAAGTGCTGCCATTGCTTCTCCTCTCATCATTCAAGCCAGACCTGCCGTTAAAATGATTTCTCAAACACACCTTTAA
- the gyrB gene encoding DNA topoisomerase (ATP-hydrolyzing) subunit B, with translation MTSNYGAEQIQVLEGLEPVRKRPGMYIGSTGPRGLHHLVYEVVDNSIDEALAGYCTHIEVDINPDGSVTVTDDGRGIPTDTHPTTGKSALETVMTVLHAGGKFGGGGYKVSGGLHGVGVSVVNALSEWVNVTVWRDQKRFTQRYERGIPVTSLESQPETDHSTGTSVSFLPDTQIFSDGIEFDYSTLAGRLRELAYLNAGVRITFSDKRLEQPRVESYCYEGGIKEYVAYMCREKQPLHEEIIYVQGERNGIQIEVALQWYIDTYNDNLLGFANNIRTIDGGTHLEGLKAVLTRTLNNVARKRNKIKENEPNLAGENVREGLTGVISVKVPEPEFEGQTKTKLGNTEVRGIVDSLVGEVLGEYLEFHPQIADSIIEKAVQAFKAAEAARRARELVRRKSVLESSPLPGKLADCSERDPAKSEIFIVEGDSAGGSAKQGRDRRSQAILPLRGKILNIEKTDDAKIYKNNEIQSLITALGLGIKGEEFDAAQLRYHRIIIMTDADYDGSHIRTLLLTFFYRYQRSIVDQGYIYIACPPLYKVERGKNHRYCYNERELQQYISELPPNANYSIQRFKGLGEMMPQQLWETTMNPETRLLKQVEIEDAAKAEELFTILMGDRVLPRREFIETHGPRLKLTDLDI, from the coding sequence ATGACGAGCAACTACGGTGCAGAACAAATACAAGTTCTTGAAGGTCTAGAACCGGTACGCAAGCGTCCGGGGATGTATATCGGTTCAACAGGGCCGCGAGGACTTCATCATCTTGTATATGAAGTCGTTGATAACTCTATTGATGAAGCTTTAGCGGGGTACTGTACTCACATCGAAGTGGATATAAATCCTGATGGTTCTGTCACCGTAACTGATGATGGACGAGGAATTCCCACCGATACCCATCCTACCACCGGAAAATCCGCCTTAGAAACGGTTATGACCGTCCTCCACGCGGGCGGAAAATTTGGCGGCGGCGGTTACAAAGTTTCTGGGGGGTTGCATGGGGTAGGGGTTTCAGTGGTGAATGCCCTCTCTGAATGGGTAAATGTAACTGTCTGGCGCGATCAAAAAAGGTTTACTCAACGTTATGAAAGAGGCATTCCCGTTACCTCATTAGAAAGTCAGCCAGAAACCGATCACTCTACAGGAACTTCTGTATCTTTCTTACCCGATACTCAAATTTTTTCGGATGGGATTGAGTTTGACTATAGCACTCTGGCGGGACGTTTACGAGAACTGGCCTATCTCAATGCAGGGGTGAGAATTACCTTTAGCGACAAACGCCTAGAACAACCCCGAGTAGAAAGCTACTGTTATGAAGGGGGAATTAAAGAGTATGTGGCCTATATGTGTCGGGAAAAGCAACCCCTTCACGAAGAGATTATCTATGTACAAGGCGAAAGAAACGGAATTCAAATAGAAGTTGCACTTCAGTGGTATATCGATACCTATAATGATAATCTTCTCGGTTTTGCCAATAATATCCGCACCATTGACGGAGGAACCCATTTAGAAGGATTAAAAGCGGTTCTTACCCGCACGCTTAATAATGTTGCTCGTAAACGCAATAAAATTAAAGAAAACGAGCCGAATTTGGCGGGTGAAAACGTCAGAGAAGGGCTAACCGGCGTGATTTCCGTTAAAGTTCCTGAACCTGAATTTGAAGGACAAACTAAAACTAAACTCGGTAATACCGAAGTTCGCGGCATTGTAGATTCTTTAGTGGGAGAAGTTCTGGGGGAATATCTCGAATTTCATCCTCAAATCGCCGATAGTATTATCGAAAAAGCCGTACAAGCATTTAAAGCCGCAGAAGCCGCCCGACGCGCCCGAGAATTAGTCCGCCGCAAGTCGGTTTTAGAGTCTTCGCCTTTACCGGGTAAATTAGCAGATTGTAGCGAAAGAGATCCGGCTAAGTCAGAAATCTTTATTGTTGAGGGCGATAGTGCAGGCGGTTCGGCTAAACAAGGGCGTGATCGGCGTTCTCAAGCGATTCTTCCTTTACGGGGTAAAATTCTCAACATCGAAAAAACAGATGATGCGAAAATTTATAAGAATAATGAAATTCAATCCCTAATTACCGCATTAGGTTTAGGCATTAAAGGAGAAGAATTTGATGCCGCACAATTACGCTATCATCGCATAATAATTATGACTGATGCTGATTATGATGGCTCTCATATTCGGACTTTATTACTAACATTTTTCTACCGCTATCAACGCTCAATTGTCGATCAAGGTTACATTTATATCGCTTGTCCTCCACTCTATAAAGTTGAGCGAGGCAAAAATCACCGCTACTGTTACAATGAGCGAGAGCTACAACAGTATATTAGTGAGCTTCCCCCCAACGCTAATTACTCGATTCAACGATTCAAAGGGTTAGGGGAAATGATGCCGCAACAACTTTGGGAGACAACCATGAACCCTGAAACCCGTCTCCTTAAACAAGTGGAAATTGAAGACGCGGCTAAAGCCGAAGAATTATTTACTATTTTGATGGGCGATCGCGTTTTACCCCGACGGGAGTTTATTGAGACTCACGGACCTCGATTAAAACTGACCGACTTAGACATCTAA
- a CDS encoding chlororespiratory reduction protein 7, which yields MPDSIMYQEDCYVVLEPDQDEQFLTHEELLEKLKAILQTRQNDLPRELQKFTSIDKQAQHLIENFYEIDVGPGQYLQWYIVRLEKL from the coding sequence ATGCCAGATTCAATCATGTATCAAGAGGACTGTTATGTTGTCCTCGAACCCGATCAAGATGAGCAATTCCTGACACATGAGGAGTTGCTAGAAAAGCTCAAAGCCATATTACAAACTCGACAAAACGACTTACCGAGAGAGTTACAGAAGTTTACATCAATTGATAAACAGGCCCAACACCTCATAGAAAATTTTTATGAGATTGATGTTGGCCCTGGACAATACCTACAATGGTATATAGTACGCTTAGAAAAATTATGA
- a CDS encoding 1-acyl-sn-glycerol-3-phosphate acyltransferase: MTRQLITRAQPPLEFIPPRFNPLLLQGCQIFLPLWLRNKTHLRDIQADNVERLVDLYSQFQQGKIRFLMAFRHPSVNDPYAMAYLLWKLVPQVAKQKGISLQSPIHAHFIYDRGIPLWAGAGVGWLMSHLGGTSIQRGTADLLGLRSARSLFSEGAFPIAAAPEGATNGHNEIVSPIEPGIAQLGFWCVNDLQKAHSHQEVLIVPIGIQYHYLIPPWEAIEKLLTQLELDTGINCPTDLIGKIDESSLYQRLFSLGEHLLSLMENFYRENYHQTIPEVAPSELEQNQILKSRLQNLLNVALQVAEQYFNLPSNRNMVERCRRVEQAGWDYIYREEFKSNHSLSSVERGLADRVAEEASLRMWHMRIVENFVAVTGHYVKEKPSAERFAETILLVWSLVNRIKGENPYFRPQLGKQTVSMQVGEPISISARWDEYKANRRQAVAALTTDLQAALEHLILET, translated from the coding sequence ATGACTCGTCAACTGATAACCCGCGCTCAACCCCCATTAGAATTTATTCCGCCTCGCTTTAACCCTCTACTGTTACAGGGATGTCAAATATTCTTACCTTTATGGTTGCGAAATAAAACTCATTTAAGGGATATTCAAGCCGATAACGTTGAACGTTTAGTAGATTTATATTCTCAGTTTCAGCAAGGAAAAATTCGCTTTTTAATGGCCTTTCGCCATCCTAGTGTGAACGATCCCTACGCGATGGCCTATCTGCTTTGGAAACTGGTGCCCCAAGTGGCCAAACAAAAGGGTATATCTCTGCAATCGCCGATTCATGCCCATTTTATTTATGATCGCGGCATACCTTTGTGGGCGGGTGCCGGGGTGGGATGGTTAATGTCTCATTTAGGCGGCACGTCAATTCAACGAGGAACAGCCGATTTATTAGGGTTGCGATCAGCCCGAAGTTTGTTTAGTGAGGGGGCTTTTCCCATCGCAGCAGCCCCAGAAGGCGCAACCAATGGTCATAATGAAATAGTCAGCCCCATCGAACCCGGAATCGCTCAATTAGGCTTTTGGTGTGTCAATGATTTACAAAAAGCCCATAGCCATCAAGAGGTTTTGATTGTGCCTATTGGCATACAGTATCATTATTTAATTCCTCCTTGGGAAGCGATCGAAAAACTGTTAACCCAATTAGAGCTAGATACAGGCATTAATTGCCCAACTGATTTAATCGGCAAAATAGATGAAAGTAGTCTTTATCAACGACTGTTTTCGCTCGGAGAGCATTTATTATCTTTAATGGAAAATTTTTATCGAGAGAATTATCATCAAACTATTCCAGAAGTTGCCCCGTCAGAATTAGAACAGAATCAAATTTTAAAAAGCCGCTTACAAAACTTACTCAATGTCGCGTTACAAGTGGCCGAACAGTATTTTAATTTACCATCTAACCGCAATATGGTTGAGCGTTGTCGCCGGGTTGAACAAGCGGGATGGGATTATATTTATCGAGAGGAATTTAAATCAAATCATTCTTTATCTTCGGTAGAAAGAGGACTTGCGGATCGTGTAGCCGAAGAGGCAAGCTTAAGAATGTGGCACATGAGAATTGTCGAGAATTTTGTGGCTGTAACGGGACATTATGTCAAAGAAAAACCCAGTGCTGAAAGGTTTGCAGAAACCATTTTGTTAGTCTGGAGTTTAGTTAATCGAATTAAGGGAGAAAACCCCTATTTTCGTCCTCAATTAGGCAAGCAAACTGTGAGTATGCAAGTGGGTGAACCGATTTCTATTTCTGCTCGTTGGGATGAGTATAAAGCCAATCGTCGTCAGGCAGTAGCGGCTTTAACTACCGATTTACAAGCGGCTTTAGAACATCTAATCTTAGAGACTTAA